From a region of the Agromyces ramosus genome:
- a CDS encoding RNA polymerase sigma-70 factor — protein sequence MTQSSAALPELRPLMFSIAYRMLGSVVEAEDVVQDAYLRIEERRVAGLHIENPEAFSATVTTRLAIDALRSARRQREVYVGPWMPEPLPDDDADPAHRVERDETLSFAFLAVLERLGPVERAVFLLREVFAYDYPTIAEIVDRDEAACRQILHRAKARIADGRPRFDAPQERDAELTEAFFAALEVGDVDRLVGVLADDVVFYGDGGGRAPAIREPVRGSVAVARFLGGLFRRGTQLGVRLERRRVNGAPALWVRGPDGALLSIVMVQVRAGSVQTIANQLNPEKLAHLAPVGDLYVLLGGGRGGGGPSA from the coding sequence GTGACCCAGTCGAGCGCTGCCCTGCCGGAGCTCCGTCCGCTCATGTTCTCGATCGCCTACCGAATGCTCGGCAGCGTGGTCGAGGCCGAAGACGTCGTGCAAGACGCCTACCTGCGCATCGAGGAGCGACGAGTCGCCGGCCTGCACATCGAGAACCCCGAGGCCTTCTCCGCGACGGTGACCACGCGGCTCGCGATCGACGCGCTGCGGTCGGCGCGCCGGCAACGCGAGGTCTACGTCGGACCGTGGATGCCCGAGCCGCTCCCCGACGACGACGCGGACCCCGCGCACCGGGTCGAGCGCGACGAGACCCTCTCGTTCGCGTTCCTCGCGGTGCTCGAGCGCCTCGGCCCGGTGGAGCGGGCCGTGTTCCTGCTGCGCGAGGTCTTCGCCTACGACTACCCCACGATCGCCGAGATCGTCGATCGCGACGAGGCGGCGTGCCGGCAGATCCTGCACCGAGCGAAGGCGCGCATCGCCGATGGCCGGCCTCGGTTCGACGCCCCCCAAGAGCGCGATGCCGAGCTCACCGAGGCGTTCTTCGCTGCGCTCGAGGTGGGCGATGTCGACCGGCTCGTGGGCGTCCTCGCCGACGACGTCGTGTTCTACGGCGACGGAGGCGGGCGTGCACCGGCCATCCGCGAGCCGGTGCGCGGCTCCGTCGCGGTCGCGCGGTTCCTCGGCGGGCTCTTCCGGCGGGGAACGCAGCTGGGGGTGCGCCTCGAGCGGCGACGGGTCAACGGCGCTCCCGCGCTCTGGGTGCGGGGTCCCGACGGCGCGCTGCTGAGCATCGTCATGGTGCAGGTCCGCGCCGGCTCGGTGCAGACGATCGCGAACCAGCTCAATCCCGAGAAGCTCGCACACCTCGCGCCGGTCGGCGATCTCTACGTCCTCCTGGGTGGGGGCCGCGGTGGTGGCGGTCCTTCGGCCTAG
- a CDS encoding ABC transporter ATP-binding protein, producing the protein MAASLTTETTEVERAPRKPATEVLAAAISEPPVAAEPSEPQVAHASEIDEETTERAPRRPSAAVEAAVVAAVVADAPEVEAETPAAPETPAAPESVTPDDPSAAAREAPAEASGTGQQAVAVIAVPKKAASRKKRTLRVARVAPPADAPRVLAIEGLVKRFGANTAVDGITLDVRAGSFFGIVGPNGAGKTTTLSMVTGLLRPDAGTVRINNIDAWADRRAAKRATGVLPDRLRLFDRLTGAQLLYYSGVLRGLDSRTVRERSADLIGAFGLDDAVDRLVADYSAGMTKKIALACAMIHSPRLLVLDEPFESVDPVSAANLTEILERYVAGGGTVVLSSHGMDLIERVCDSAAIVVAGRVLAAGTLDEVRAGQSLEDRFVELAGGRKAAEGMEWLHSFSD; encoded by the coding sequence GTGGCGGCGTCGCTCACCACCGAGACCACCGAGGTGGAGCGCGCGCCCCGTAAGCCGGCGACCGAGGTGCTGGCGGCAGCGATCTCAGAGCCTCCGGTCGCCGCGGAGCCCTCCGAACCACAGGTCGCGCACGCATCCGAGATCGATGAGGAGACGACGGAGCGCGCACCGCGCCGTCCGTCGGCCGCCGTCGAAGCCGCAGTGGTCGCCGCAGTCGTGGCCGACGCGCCCGAGGTCGAGGCCGAGACGCCCGCGGCGCCTGAAACGCCCGCGGCGCCCGAGAGCGTCACCCCCGATGACCCGTCCGCCGCCGCCCGCGAGGCGCCGGCCGAGGCATCCGGTACCGGTCAGCAGGCCGTCGCGGTCATCGCCGTGCCCAAGAAAGCAGCCAGCCGAAAGAAGCGAACGCTTCGCGTCGCACGCGTGGCGCCGCCGGCTGACGCGCCCAGGGTGCTCGCCATCGAGGGTCTCGTGAAGCGATTCGGCGCGAACACCGCGGTCGACGGCATCACCCTCGACGTGCGCGCCGGCTCGTTCTTCGGCATCGTCGGACCGAACGGTGCGGGCAAGACCACGACGCTCTCGATGGTCACCGGCCTGCTGCGACCCGACGCGGGCACCGTGCGCATCAACAACATCGACGCGTGGGCCGATCGCCGCGCCGCCAAGCGCGCGACGGGCGTGCTGCCCGACCGTCTCCGCCTGTTCGACCGGCTCACCGGCGCCCAGCTGCTCTACTACTCGGGCGTGCTCCGCGGGCTCGACAGTCGAACGGTGCGCGAGCGCAGTGCCGACCTGATCGGCGCCTTCGGCCTCGACGATGCGGTCGACCGCCTCGTCGCCGACTACTCCGCCGGCATGACGAAGAAGATCGCGCTCGCGTGCGCGATGATCCACTCGCCGCGACTGCTCGTGCTCGACGAGCCCTTCGAGTCCGTCGATCCCGTCTCGGCGGCGAACCTCACCGAGATCCTCGAACGCTACGTCGCCGGCGGCGGCACCGTCGTGCTGTCGAGCCACGGCATGGACCTCATCGAACGCGTCTGCGACTCCGCGGCCATCGTCGTCGCCGGGCGAGTGCTCGCGGCCGGCACGCTCGACGAGGTTCGCGCCGGACAGAGCCTCGAAGATCGCTTCGTCGAGCTCGCGGGTGGCCGCAAGGCCGCCGAGGGCATGGAGTGGCTGCACAGCTTCTCCGACTGA
- a CDS encoding phosphocholine cytidylyltransferase family protein: MNTQIVILAAGMGSRLGRSLPKPLTELSDGRTIMRQQFDNIEHAFGANASVTIVVGYKLEHIIEAFPQASFVYNEEYDQTNTSKSLMRALQASQPGGVLWMNGDVVFDPRILDRALPFIARDQSFVTVNTSKVSDEEVKYTTTAEGYIKELSKTVRGGLGEAVGINYISSRDKATLLGHLARVGDQDYFERGIELAIEKNGLLVEPMDISDLYAVEIDFAEDLERANHFV; this comes from the coding sequence GTGAACACCCAGATCGTGATTCTCGCGGCCGGCATGGGGAGCCGGCTCGGGCGATCCCTTCCCAAGCCCCTCACCGAGCTCAGCGACGGCCGCACCATCATGCGGCAGCAGTTCGACAACATCGAGCACGCCTTCGGTGCGAACGCGAGCGTGACGATCGTCGTCGGGTACAAGCTCGAGCACATCATCGAGGCGTTCCCGCAGGCGTCCTTCGTCTACAACGAAGAGTACGACCAGACGAACACCTCGAAGAGCCTCATGCGCGCCCTCCAGGCCTCGCAGCCGGGCGGCGTGCTGTGGATGAACGGCGACGTCGTGTTCGACCCGCGCATCCTCGACCGCGCCCTGCCCTTCATCGCGCGCGACCAGTCCTTCGTCACCGTCAACACCTCGAAGGTGTCCGACGAAGAGGTGAAGTACACGACCACCGCCGAGGGCTACATCAAAGAGCTCTCCAAGACCGTCCGGGGCGGTCTCGGCGAGGCCGTCGGCATCAACTACATCTCGAGCCGCGACAAGGCGACCCTGCTCGGTCACCTCGCCCGTGTCGGCGATCAAGACTATTTCGAGCGCGGCATCGAGCTCGCCATCGAGAAGAACGGCCTGCTCGTCGAGCCGATGGACATCTCCGACCTCTACGCGGTCGAGATCGACTTCGCCGAAGACCTGGAGCGTGCGAACCACTTCGTGTGA
- a CDS encoding helix-turn-helix domain-containing protein: MIFQERAAPPEWAPFVTRLWYLETPRVRRYEKILPLPFVHLIVNLSEPYRLVDPRGQASVVEDAFVSGIQTEYLLIESPRLIRHVGVEFTPQGLRAFSTIAPSDATGRVQPASAALSGIAQLTRRLRRQPTPDAALASLEAFLHERRRPELQADTLVTEVLAAMADHPDERIGEFAVRAGITHKTVIAHFRAACGITPKAFAEVLRFHRFVTGLPIGEHLPGWADLAATSWYYDQPHVVRAFRRFSGYTPAEYVRRVTEFGPDAASFVPLDEVPQSPS; encoded by the coding sequence ATGATCTTCCAGGAACGCGCGGCACCGCCGGAGTGGGCTCCATTCGTCACGCGTCTCTGGTATCTCGAGACACCACGCGTGCGCCGGTACGAGAAGATCCTGCCCCTCCCCTTCGTGCACCTCATCGTGAACCTGTCGGAGCCCTACCGGCTGGTCGACCCGCGTGGCCAAGCATCCGTCGTCGAAGACGCATTCGTCTCCGGGATCCAGACCGAGTACCTCCTGATCGAGAGCCCGAGACTCATCCGCCACGTCGGCGTCGAGTTCACACCGCAGGGACTTCGCGCATTCAGCACGATCGCGCCGTCGGATGCCACCGGGCGCGTGCAGCCGGCGAGTGCGGCGCTGTCCGGCATCGCTCAGCTCACTCGGCGGCTTCGTCGACAGCCGACGCCCGACGCAGCTCTCGCGAGCCTCGAGGCGTTCCTGCACGAGCGCAGACGACCCGAATTGCAGGCCGACACACTTGTCACCGAGGTTCTGGCGGCCATGGCCGATCATCCCGACGAGCGGATCGGCGAGTTCGCCGTGCGGGCGGGAATCACCCACAAGACGGTGATCGCGCACTTCCGGGCGGCGTGCGGCATCACGCCGAAGGCGTTCGCGGAGGTGCTCCGATTCCACCGCTTCGTGACGGGGCTCCCGATCGGCGAGCACCTACCGGGGTGGGCGGACCTCGCTGCGACGTCGTGGTACTACGACCAGCCCCACGTCGTCCGCGCCTTCCGGCGCTTCAGCGGATACACGCCCGCCGAGTACGTGCGGCGGGTGACCGAGTTCGGCCCGGATGCCGCGAGCTTCGTGCCGCTCGACGAAGTGCCGCAGTCGCCGAGCTGA
- a CDS encoding DUF3039 domain-containing protein, whose product MNPSVRVSIADPDAPGGGSTSVLDRELEKLLEEEAIEPGDHERFSHYVKKEQILESAVTGKPVRALCGKKWTPGRDPEKFPVCPTCKEIYERLRKE is encoded by the coding sequence ATGAATCCCTCCGTGCGCGTGAGCATCGCCGACCCGGATGCCCCGGGCGGCGGCAGCACCTCCGTCCTCGACCGCGAGCTCGAGAAGCTCCTCGAAGAGGAGGCCATCGAGCCCGGCGACCACGAGCGCTTCTCGCACTACGTGAAGAAGGAGCAGATCCTCGAATCGGCGGTCACCGGCAAGCCGGTTCGCGCGCTCTGCGGCAAGAAGTGGACGCCCGGACGCGACCCCGAGAAGTTCCCGGTGTGCCCCACCTGCAAGGAGATCTACGAGCGCCTCCGCAAGGAGTGA
- a CDS encoding cation diffusion facilitator family transporter — MGHSHDHSRQGANRARLGIAIGIVAAVLVLEVAGAWLSGSLALLADAGHMFSDLIGLIIALIAVIVAARPATDRQTYGYQRVEVFAALVNGVILLVIAGSVTIGAIGRLVAPEPPEVQGGLMLAIAVVGLVANSAALLVLRGGAKDSINMRGAYLEVFGDLIGSAAVIVAAIVLLTTGFAQADAIASLFIAVLIVPRALLLLRDVMRVLSESAPADTDVAEIREHILRTRGVVAVHDVHVWAITSGSHVFSAHVEVEPDVFATGRTGELLDELGGCLSDHFDVAHSTFQLEPAGRAEHEQPQHR, encoded by the coding sequence ATGGGACATTCGCACGACCACTCGCGCCAGGGCGCCAACCGCGCCCGGCTCGGCATCGCCATCGGCATCGTCGCGGCGGTGCTCGTGCTCGAGGTCGCCGGCGCGTGGCTGAGCGGGTCGCTCGCGCTGCTCGCCGACGCGGGCCACATGTTCTCCGACCTCATCGGCCTCATCATCGCGCTCATCGCGGTGATCGTGGCCGCGCGTCCGGCGACCGATCGGCAGACCTACGGGTACCAGCGCGTCGAGGTGTTCGCGGCCCTCGTCAACGGCGTGATCCTGCTCGTGATCGCCGGCTCCGTCACGATCGGGGCGATCGGGCGGCTCGTGGCGCCTGAGCCGCCCGAGGTGCAGGGTGGCCTGATGCTCGCGATCGCCGTCGTGGGCCTCGTCGCGAATTCGGCGGCGCTGCTCGTGCTTCGCGGCGGCGCCAAGGACTCGATCAACATGCGCGGCGCCTACCTCGAGGTGTTCGGCGACCTCATCGGTTCGGCCGCGGTCATCGTCGCCGCGATCGTGCTGCTGACGACGGGCTTCGCGCAGGCCGACGCGATCGCCTCGCTGTTCATCGCGGTGCTCATCGTGCCGCGCGCGTTGCTGCTGCTCCGCGACGTGATGCGGGTGCTCAGCGAGTCGGCGCCGGCCGATACCGATGTCGCCGAGATCCGCGAGCACATCCTCCGCACGCGCGGCGTGGTCGCCGTGCACGACGTGCACGTGTGGGCGATCACCTCGGGATCGCACGTCTTCAGCGCGCACGTCGAGGTCGAGCCCGACGTCTTCGCCACCGGCCGCACGGGTGAACTGCTCGATGAGCTCGGCGGATGTCTCAGCGACCACTTCGACGTGGCGCACTCGACCTTCCAGCTCGAGCCGGCCGGCCGAGCCGAGCACGAGCAGCCGCAGCACCGCTGA
- the rph gene encoding ribonuclease PH translates to MTEASAAPDLIRADGRTVDQLREVTIERGWSEHAEGSALISFGRTKVLCTASFTNGVPRWMSGKGKGWITAEYSMLPRATNTRNDRESVKGRIGGRTHEISRLIGRSLRAVVDMKGLGENTIQIDCDVLQADGGTRTAAITGAYVALADAIEWAREQKFIGQRAKPLIDTVSAVSVGIIDGTPMLDLAYVEDVRAETDMNVVATGRGLFVEVQGTAEGAPFDRRELDSLLDLALAGTTDLTRIQLAALAASSEAAGA, encoded by the coding sequence ATGACCGAGGCATCCGCCGCCCCCGACCTCATTCGCGCCGACGGCCGTACCGTCGACCAGCTGCGGGAGGTGACGATCGAGCGCGGCTGGAGCGAGCATGCAGAGGGCAGCGCGCTCATCTCGTTCGGGCGGACGAAGGTGCTCTGCACGGCGTCGTTCACGAATGGCGTGCCGCGCTGGATGTCGGGCAAGGGCAAGGGCTGGATCACCGCCGAGTACTCGATGCTCCCGCGCGCGACGAACACCCGCAACGACCGCGAGTCGGTGAAGGGCCGCATCGGCGGCCGCACGCACGAGATCAGCCGTCTGATCGGCCGCAGCCTCCGCGCCGTCGTCGACATGAAGGGCCTCGGCGAGAACACCATCCAGATCGACTGCGACGTGCTGCAGGCCGACGGCGGCACCCGCACGGCGGCGATCACGGGCGCCTACGTCGCGCTCGCCGACGCGATCGAGTGGGCACGCGAGCAGAAGTTCATCGGGCAGCGGGCGAAGCCGCTCATCGACACGGTCTCGGCCGTCTCGGTCGGCATCATCGACGGCACGCCGATGCTCGACCTCGCCTATGTCGAGGACGTGCGCGCTGAGACCGACATGAACGTCGTCGCGACGGGCCGCGGGCTCTTCGTCGAGGTGCAGGGCACCGCTGAGGGGGCGCCGTTCGATCGCCGCGAGCTCGACTCGCTGCTCGACCTCGCGCTCGCGGGCACCACCGACCTCACGCGCATCCAGCTGGCCGCGCTCGCCGCGTCATCCGAGGCGGCGGGCGCATGA
- a CDS encoding nicotinate phosphoribosyltransferase: MTGSAALFTDRYELTMVDAALLDGTAHRESLFEAFARRLPDGRRYGVVAGTGRLLELIERFRFEESELDWLREHEVVRPATLDWLADYRFTGDIWGYREGEAYFPGSPLLTIRASFAEAVLLETVVLSTLNYDSSVASAAARMVSVALGRPIAEMGSRRTSEHAAVAAARAAYIAGFDATSNLEAGRTWGIPTMGTAAHAFTLLHDTEEDAFRAQVEAFGPKTTLLVDTYDIAKGVELAVRVAGPELGAVRIDSGDLPTVVASVREQLDSLGAVDTRITVTSDLDEFTIAGLSGAPVDSYGVGTAVVTGSGFPAAGMVYKLVARRDDTGDWVAVAKASTQKASVGGRKNAARRLDTTRTAREELVFVGDGPDGEAEFEAGTQLRPLLVQLMAGGDADPAFLGRAGTEAARAHRSDTMQELPIEAFRLGRGEPVIPTSYR, translated from the coding sequence GTGACCGGGTCCGCTGCGCTCTTCACCGACCGATACGAGCTGACGATGGTGGATGCCGCATTGCTCGACGGCACCGCCCATCGCGAGAGCCTCTTCGAGGCGTTCGCGCGGCGCCTGCCCGACGGGCGTCGCTACGGCGTGGTCGCGGGCACGGGGCGCCTGCTCGAGCTCATCGAGCGGTTCCGCTTCGAGGAGTCAGAGCTCGACTGGCTGCGTGAGCACGAGGTCGTGCGACCTGCCACCCTCGACTGGCTCGCCGACTACCGGTTCACGGGCGACATCTGGGGCTACCGCGAGGGCGAGGCCTACTTCCCCGGCTCACCGCTGCTCACGATCCGGGCGAGCTTCGCCGAGGCGGTTCTGCTCGAGACGGTCGTGCTCTCGACCCTCAACTACGACTCGTCGGTCGCGAGCGCGGCCGCGCGCATGGTGTCGGTCGCGCTCGGCCGTCCCATCGCCGAGATGGGATCACGGCGCACGAGCGAGCATGCCGCCGTGGCCGCCGCGCGCGCCGCCTACATCGCGGGCTTCGATGCGACGTCGAACCTCGAGGCGGGGCGCACCTGGGGCATCCCCACCATGGGCACCGCGGCGCACGCGTTCACCCTCCTGCACGACACCGAGGAGGACGCGTTCCGCGCACAGGTCGAGGCGTTCGGACCGAAGACCACCCTGCTCGTCGACACCTACGACATCGCGAAGGGTGTCGAACTCGCGGTGCGGGTGGCCGGACCGGAGCTGGGGGCGGTGCGCATCGACTCGGGCGACCTGCCCACGGTCGTCGCGTCGGTTCGGGAACAACTCGACTCGCTCGGCGCGGTCGACACCCGCATCACCGTGACGAGCGACCTCGACGAGTTCACCATCGCGGGCCTCTCCGGCGCTCCCGTCGACTCATACGGCGTCGGCACGGCCGTCGTCACGGGATCGGGCTTCCCCGCCGCGGGCATGGTCTACAAGCTCGTCGCCCGGCGCGACGACACCGGCGACTGGGTCGCCGTCGCGAAGGCCTCCACGCAGAAGGCGAGCGTCGGCGGGCGCAAGAACGCCGCACGGCGACTCGACACCACCCGCACGGCGCGTGAAGAGCTCGTCTTCGTCGGCGACGGCCCCGACGGCGAGGCCGAGTTCGAGGCGGGCACGCAGTTGCGCCCGCTCCTGGTCCAGCTCATGGCTGGCGGCGACGCCGACCCCGCATTCCTCGGGCGCGCAGGCACGGAGGCCGCCAGGGCGCATCGGAGCGACACCATGCAGGAGCTGCCGATCGAGGCGTTCCGGCTGGGTCGCGGCGAACCGGTGATCCCGACGAGCTATCGCTGA
- a CDS encoding DUF1761 domain-containing protein, translating into MTVEINWWGVLLAALSAFVIGGLWYSLLFARPWQRAAGVTDEQLKRGVVRAFAGTFLLSFVMAATLAAFIGPNGAAFGAAAGAAAGVAWVAAAFGVTYLFERRSLTLFAINGGYNAVTFTVMGTIVGVLQAG; encoded by the coding sequence ATGACCGTCGAGATCAACTGGTGGGGGGTCTTGCTCGCCGCACTCTCGGCCTTCGTCATCGGGGGCCTCTGGTACTCGCTCCTGTTCGCACGCCCGTGGCAGCGTGCTGCCGGCGTGACCGACGAGCAGCTGAAGCGCGGCGTCGTGCGTGCATTCGCCGGGACGTTCCTGCTGTCATTCGTCATGGCGGCGACACTCGCCGCGTTCATCGGCCCGAACGGGGCGGCCTTCGGTGCGGCGGCGGGAGCGGCGGCCGGCGTGGCCTGGGTCGCCGCCGCGTTCGGTGTGACCTACCTGTTCGAGCGCCGGAGCTTGACCCTCTTCGCCATCAACGGCGGGTACAACGCCGTGACCTTCACCGTGATGGGCACCATCGTGGGGGTTCTCCAAGCGGGCTGA
- a CDS encoding DedA family protein: MISTSLIPWLDPETIISGAGPWALVVVCAIVFAETGLLVGFLLPGDTLLIISGLLTHTVLVFGVDIWWVCLAIGVAAFLGGEVGYLIGHKFGPSIFERKESGLFSVRNVERTNAFFERFGALAIILARFVPIVRTFAPVAAGVGHMNYKKYSLYNLIGALIWGVGLTYVGYLIGYIPPIADFVQEYIDVILLGAVVLTLIPTVWHYFQSASKAKKAAAAGKDVVTDPEEAQHLVLDPEVFDRGPEHDGR, from the coding sequence ATGATTTCGACCTCGCTCATCCCCTGGCTCGACCCCGAGACCATCATTTCCGGGGCAGGTCCGTGGGCTCTCGTGGTGGTGTGCGCGATCGTCTTCGCCGAGACGGGCCTGCTCGTCGGCTTCCTGCTCCCGGGCGACACCCTGCTCATCATCTCGGGCCTGCTCACGCACACCGTGCTCGTGTTCGGGGTCGACATCTGGTGGGTGTGCCTCGCGATTGGCGTCGCGGCATTCCTCGGCGGCGAAGTGGGCTATCTCATCGGCCACAAGTTCGGCCCGAGCATCTTCGAACGCAAGGAATCCGGGCTGTTCAGCGTCAGGAACGTCGAACGTACAAACGCGTTCTTCGAGCGCTTCGGCGCGCTCGCGATCATCCTCGCCCGCTTCGTGCCCATCGTGCGCACGTTCGCTCCCGTGGCGGCGGGCGTCGGCCACATGAACTACAAGAAGTACTCGCTCTACAACCTCATCGGCGCGCTCATCTGGGGTGTCGGCCTCACGTACGTCGGCTACCTCATCGGCTACATCCCCCCGATCGCCGACTTCGTGCAGGAGTACATCGACGTCATCCTCCTCGGTGCCGTGGTGCTCACCCTGATCCCCACCGTGTGGCACTACTTCCAGTCGGCGAGCAAGGCGAAGAAGGCTGCAGCGGCCGGCAAAGACGTGGTCACCGACCCCGAAGAAGCCCAGCACCTCGTGCTCGACCCCGAGGTCTTCGACCGGGGCCCCGAGCACGACGGCCGCTAG
- a CDS encoding NAD-dependent epimerase/dehydratase family protein yields the protein MRVFIAGATGAVGTRLVPLLLAAGHEVVGTSRSEARLGELERAGATGVVMNGLDAASVRRAVLDAHPDVIVHQLTALSGQVGDLKRFDEIFAATNALRTRGTDHLLAAAAEAGVGRFVAQSYAGWPTERTGGPVKTEEDPLDPNPTKASRETLAAIRHVEQQTTDAGGLALRYGALYGPGNDIGRGGSVIEMLRARKLPLVGGGAGVWSFCHIDDAASAAAVAVTRGAPGVYNIVDDDPAPVAVWLPELARAIGAKPPMRIPAWMARPLIGEHGVSMMTRVRGASNAKAKRELGWEPAWPSWREGFRRGLG from the coding sequence ATGCGCGTATTCATCGCGGGAGCCACAGGCGCCGTCGGAACGAGGCTCGTGCCGCTGCTCCTGGCGGCCGGGCACGAGGTGGTCGGCACGTCACGGAGCGAGGCGCGCCTCGGCGAGCTCGAGCGGGCGGGCGCGACGGGTGTGGTCATGAACGGCCTCGACGCGGCATCCGTGCGCCGTGCGGTGCTCGACGCGCATCCCGACGTGATCGTGCACCAGCTCACGGCGCTGAGCGGGCAGGTCGGCGACCTGAAGCGCTTCGACGAGATCTTCGCGGCGACGAACGCGCTCCGCACGCGCGGCACCGATCACCTGCTCGCCGCCGCCGCCGAGGCGGGCGTCGGGCGCTTCGTCGCGCAGAGCTACGCGGGCTGGCCGACCGAGCGCACGGGAGGGCCGGTGAAGACCGAGGAGGACCCGCTCGATCCGAACCCGACGAAGGCATCGCGCGAGACGCTCGCCGCGATCCGCCACGTCGAGCAGCAGACGACGGATGCCGGGGGGCTGGCGCTCCGCTACGGCGCACTGTACGGCCCCGGCAACGACATCGGGCGCGGCGGCTCGGTCATCGAGATGCTCAGGGCGCGGAAGCTCCCGCTCGTCGGAGGTGGCGCCGGCGTCTGGTCGTTCTGCCACATCGACGACGCGGCATCCGCCGCCGCCGTGGCCGTCACCCGGGGTGCACCGGGCGTCTACAACATCGTCGACGACGACCCGGCACCCGTGGCGGTGTGGCTGCCCGAGCTGGCCCGCGCGATCGGCGCCAAGCCGCCCATGCGGATTCCCGCCTGGATGGCCCGCCCCCTCATCGGCGAGCACGGCGTCTCGATGATGACGCGGGTGCGCGGTGCATCGAACGCGAAGGCGAAGCGGGAGCTCGGGTGGGAGCCCGCGTGGCCGAGCTGGCGCGAGGGGTTCCGCCGCGGCCTCGGCTGA
- the rdgB gene encoding RdgB/HAM1 family non-canonical purine NTP pyrophosphatase has protein sequence MSLEFVLATHNAKKVREFQRIIGERMPQAAVLAYDGPEPVEEGVTFEENALIKARTAAAHTGRIALADDSGIVVDVLGAAPGILSSRWAGQDASDEANVQLLLDQLSDIRRPHRGAEFRCTIALVVPDAVIRGGHEFVAEGRWRGNLAYEPRGSHGFGYDPIFEPDGREITSAELTPDEKNALSHRARAFEALLPELERLATRIGDDG, from the coding sequence ATGAGCCTCGAGTTCGTGCTCGCGACGCACAACGCGAAGAAGGTGCGTGAGTTCCAGCGCATCATCGGTGAGCGGATGCCCCAGGCCGCCGTGCTGGCGTACGACGGCCCCGAGCCCGTCGAGGAGGGCGTGACGTTCGAGGAGAACGCCCTCATCAAGGCGCGCACCGCCGCCGCGCACACGGGTCGCATCGCGCTCGCCGACGACTCCGGCATCGTCGTCGACGTACTCGGTGCCGCGCCCGGCATCCTGTCGTCTCGCTGGGCCGGCCAGGACGCGAGCGACGAGGCGAACGTGCAGCTGCTGCTCGACCAGCTGAGCGACATCCGCCGGCCCCATCGGGGTGCCGAGTTCCGGTGCACGATCGCGCTCGTCGTGCCCGACGCCGTGATCCGCGGCGGACACGAGTTCGTCGCCGAGGGCCGTTGGCGCGGCAACCTCGCCTACGAGCCGCGCGGCTCGCACGGGTTCGGGTACGACCCGATCTTCGAGCCCGACGGGCGCGAGATCACCTCGGCCGAGCTCACGCCCGACGAGAAGAACGCGCTGAGCCACCGGGCGCGCGCGTTCGAGGCGTTGCTGCCCGAGCTCGAGCGGCTGGCCACCCGCATCGGCGACGACGGCTAG
- the murI gene encoding glutamate racemase: MTDAPIGIFDSGVGGLTVARAVKDQLPNESVLYVGDLEHSPYGPKKIADVRGYALAVLDDLVAQGVKMLVIACNTASAAMLRDARERYEVPVVEVIQPAVRRAVATTRSGRVGVIGTAGTIASRAYDDAFAAAPHLELFSRACPRFVEFVEAGVTTGDEVLAVAEEYLAPLKRAEIDTLVLGCTHYPFLKGAISYVMGDQVALVSSDVETANDVYRVLVSAGMERRAATPPSYRYEATGDSTSAFLDLAHRLIGPEIPSVELVHTGAVTVPDLAQLRQENP, encoded by the coding sequence GTGACGGATGCACCGATCGGGATCTTCGACTCCGGCGTCGGCGGACTCACCGTCGCCCGGGCTGTGAAAGACCAGCTGCCCAACGAATCGGTCCTGTACGTGGGTGATCTCGAGCACTCGCCGTACGGGCCCAAGAAGATCGCCGACGTGCGCGGCTACGCCCTCGCCGTGCTCGACGACCTCGTGGCCCAAGGCGTGAAGATGCTCGTCATCGCCTGCAACACGGCATCGGCGGCGATGCTCCGCGACGCCCGCGAACGTTACGAGGTGCCCGTCGTCGAGGTGATCCAGCCGGCCGTGCGTCGCGCCGTCGCGACCACGAGGAGCGGCCGGGTCGGCGTGATCGGCACCGCGGGAACCATCGCCTCGCGTGCGTACGACGACGCCTTCGCGGCCGCCCCGCACCTCGAGCTGTTCTCGCGGGCCTGCCCCCGCTTCGTGGAGTTCGTCGAGGCCGGCGTCACCACCGGCGACGAGGTGCTCGCGGTCGCCGAGGAGTACCTCGCGCCCCTGAAGCGTGCCGAGATCGACACCCTCGTGCTCGGCTGCACCCACTACCCGTTCCTGAAGGGTGCGATCTCCTACGTCATGGGCGATCAGGTCGCGCTCGTCTCGAGCGACGTCGAGACCGCGAACGACGTCTACCGGGTTCTCGTCTCCGCCGGCATGGAGCGGCGTGCCGCCACGCCGCCGAGCTACCGTTACGAGGCGACCGGCGACTCGACGAGTGCGTTCCTCGACCTCGCCCACCGATTGATCGGCCCCGAGATCCCGAGCGTCGAGCTCGTGCACACGGGTGCCGTCACCGTGCCAGACCTTGCCCAGCTTCGACAGGAGAACCCATGA